In one window of Tubulanus polymorphus chromosome 3, tnTubPoly1.2, whole genome shotgun sequence DNA:
- the LOC141901180 gene encoding uncharacterized protein LOC141901180 isoform X2, giving the protein MGQLLSHDEKSSELKHGAAVQVQWSNNGSDTSPSDEIVTSLGPHTYRASRTNFSPGHQQKGKSYSSSKHQVSSEMTNQNSSSKHDKPKTNSLPRGTSARLSGSDKHKTSSLPRGISGKTLDQRSKTSPKAKSSATDKPRASSLPRGLSAKVFGEKFKSNSSKSIAANASTKSPKYSTQGSKKQRASVDEIVISQVGGDVAASPSHYPQPMCSGSITGNTSQVHNTSQVVSLQNSDSSLGQWSPRRISIIEDVSPETGELRIPEYAIEQISTKQDDILFLEDGSPGSTCDSSPVKQNQTSNSSTDRCENGFERPPSETTGCDNASIRDVPLSLDVKEGVSLVNQVSSCDQNDDDGALEAQKELDASNNNEDMLNAHAFAQTSAENNGRVDDVNDEPISVDDIVVYGSSEPQSSLCVDAETVKQVEELPLEDEKVVYTPVDEVHPLGDDDQSTVEELPVEVGTMPSTQLIEVLSLKSLAAEVLRLPSEYDDIADEKIQSTPTRDEMLNDISQSIDENQIETEPADSKTTSDTSLQIDLSQSALSVIPEKSSSSLRFSSSCNSFPHRNVSPINDEVRRHHSSDDVYESISSSRKSGSNDNALPSLDYAMLKPFEKSEYDEVLLENISSDDEMKSCVSASTQETTTAAIDDAMIATHDSADCQYTCHQRCRNHVTLDCENPGEINNPAMTTQTTTTSTSSTSSQAALSPLSPLFHDSPWIPPSSSATLPLYTPSTNRMIPQSNNKVSAETSTDSGFATAADTTACQFEGLTLKEKIHEYNSLSHSLTMTLDEEYDTFQGSIRVHLNLSRPISMAIGTRPPSIYEVLAHEEIKEDDSLTTSFYLPRNVDKPLHISSSTTAREVITILLKKFHITDNPMKFALYEHYTEEDNKGCVYSGL; this is encoded by the exons ATGGGTCAACTGTTAAGCCACGATGAAAAATCGTCGGAACTCAAACACGGTGCGGCCGTTCAGGTGCAATGGTCCAACAACGGTTCGGATACGTCGCCTTCGGATGAGATCGTGACGTCGCTCGGACCGCACACGTATCGCGCGTCGAGGACAAATTTCTCGCCTGGGCATCAGCAAAAAGGAAAAAGTTACTCATCGTCGAAACATCAGGTCAGTTCTGAAATGACGAATCAAAATTCAAGTTCTAAACACGATAAGCCGAAAACGAACTCTTTGCCGCGTGGAACTTCGGCCAGACTGTCCGGCAGCGATAAGCATAAAACTAGTTCATTACCAAGAGGGATTTCTGGTAAAACGTTGGACCAAAGATCAAAAACGTCGCCGAAAGCAAAATCATCCGCGACGGATAAACCTAGAGCTAGTTCTTTGCCTAGAGGTTTGTCCGCGAAGGTTTTCGGCgagaaattcaaatcaaacagCTCAAAATCGATTGCTGCCAACGCTTCCACCAAGTCACCAAAATATTCTACTCAGGGTAGTAAAAAACAACGTGCCAGTGTTGATGAAATAGTCATTTCCCAAGTCGGTGGCGATGTGGCAGCTAGTCCAAGCCACTACCCACAGCCAATGTGTTCAGGATCAATTACAGGGAATACTAGTCAGGTTCATAATACTAGTCAAGTAGTAAGTCTTCAGAATAGCGATTCCTCGCTTGGACAATGGTCACCGAGGCGTATAAGTATTATCGAAGACGTATCCCCGGAGACTGGAGAGTTAAGAATTCCCGAATACGCTATCGAACAGATAAGTACTAAGCAGGATGATATACTGTTTCTTGAAGATGGATCTCCTGGCTCGACTTGCGATTCGAGTCCGGTGAAGCAGAATCAGACCTCTAATTCATCGACTGATCGATGTGAAAATGGATTCGAACGACCACCTTCTGAAACTACTGGTTGTGATAACGCATCGATTCGGGATGTACCATTGTCATTGGATGTAAAAGAAGGAGTATCACTAGTGAATCAGGTTTCCTCCTGCGATCAAAATGACGACGATGGCGCGCTAGAAGCGCAAAAAGAACTAGATGCGAGTAATAACAATGAGGATATGCTTAATGCCCATGCATTTGCTCAAACTTCTGCTGAAAATAATGGCCGTGTTGATGACGTTAATGATGAACCGATATCTGTTGACGATATCGTGGTGTATGGGTCCTCGGAACCGCAATCTAGTTTATGTGTAGATGCGGAAACTGTGAAACAAGTAGAAGAACTTCCATTAGAGGATGAGAAAGTGGTTTATACACCCGTTGATGAAGTGCATCCTTTGGGAGATGACGACCAGTCAACAGTGGAAGAATTGCCGGTCGAAGTGGGCACGATGCCATCTACTCAATTAATAGAGGTGCTAAGTCTGAAGAGTCTGGCCGCTGAGGTGTTGCGTCTTCCATCCGAGTATGACGATATCGCTGAcgaaaaaatacaatcaacGCCAACTCGCGATGAAATGCTCAATGACATATCGCAATCGAttgatgaaaatcaaatcgaaACGGAACCTGCTGATTCAAAAACTACTAGTGATACATCCTTACAAATTGATCTCAGCCAGTCAGCTCTATCTGTGATACCTGAAAAATCGTCTAGTTCCCTACGATTCAGTTCTTCTTGTAACTCATTTCCGCATCGAAATGTTTCGCCCATCAACGACGAAGTTCGACGGCACCATTCCAGCGACGACGTGTACGAAAGTATCAGTTCATCGCGTAAGAGTGGATCCAACGACAACGCACTGCCGAGTTTGGATTATGCGATGCTGAAACCTTTTGAGAAATCGGAATACGATGAAGTGCTTCTCGAAAACATATCTTCAGATGATGAGATGAAAAGCTGTGTTTCAGCGAGTACTCAGGAAACAACGACTGCTGCTATTGATGATGCTATGATTGCGACACATGACAGTGCAG ATTGCCAGTATACTTGTCATCAAAGATGTCGGAATCACGTGACACTGGATTGCGAAAATCCCGGCGAAATCAACAATCCAGCGATGACGACTCAAACTACTACAAcatcaacatcatcaacatcatctCAGGCAGCTTTATCCCCATTATCGCCATTGTTCCATGACTCACCTTGGATACCTCCCTCATCCTCAGCGACTCTGCCGTTGTACACTCCCTCCACTAATCGAATGATACCACAATCAAACAACAAG gTGAGTGCTGAAACATCAACAGACTCAGGTTTTGCAACTGCTGCTGATACTACCGCGTGTCAATTCGAAGGACTGAcgttaaaggagaaaattcaCGAATACAATTCTCTGTCGCATAGTTTAACTATGACATTA gatgaAGAATATGATACATTCCAAGGGTCTATTCGTGTTCATTTGAATCTAAGTCGGCCGATCAGTATGGCTATAGGTACACGACCGCCGTCGATCTACGAAGTATTAGCTCACGAGGAAATCAAGGAGGACGACTCACTGACGACGTCGTTCTATTTACCGAGAAACGTAGACAAGCCTTTACACATATCAAG TTCAACTACTGCTCGGGAAGTGATAACAATTTTACTCAAGAAATTCCATATAACGGATAATCCGATGAAGTTTGCCTTGTATGAACACTATACAGAAGAAGATAATAAAG GCTGTGTCTACTCAGGCCTTTAA
- the LOC141902313 gene encoding melatonin receptor type 1A-like produces MNNTTKYLLEAPASQKAVHAAIAPIFTLLGLVGNSLLISAFFVTKKLRTSTNTFILMVSVSDLVLILLMLSSKISITVLQKRNTVVLERDTLCFSLTMVAYISYGVSVYGQGAIAINRYFKICHHNRYPKIYTKRNVLLICVGIWIYSICLIFGIAFGGRCFFTFDGLICRIDPTQKTPCVYLVIAFGILIPTFTIFGFYFKIFITIRATSLKVNRGEKIDAKTKKAIISLFTAFVLMVILFWPYAIVAAIDSNIHTRGVGIAMRYAVIWTYLSTGTNPIVYGIMNTTFREGYKNVLCCCCRKIRKSKISLPLADANSSTSGATRSSGKSSDSNATTKTSI; encoded by the coding sequence ATGAATAACACAACGAAGTATCTTTTGGAAGCGCCCGCTTCTCAAAAAGCGGTTCACGCCGCAATTGCTCCGATCTTCACTTTGCTGGGCCTGGTCGGTAATAGTTTGTTGATTTCGGCTTTTTTCGTGACGAAGAAATTGCGAACGAGTACGAATACTTTCATTCTGATGGTGAGCGTGTCGGATTTGGTGCTAATCCTGCTGATGCTCTCCTCGAAGATATCGATCACCGTTTTACAGAAACGAAACACAGTAGTGCTAGAAAGGGATACATTATGTTTTTCGTTGACGATGGTGGCTTACATCAGTTACGGCGTGTCTGTTTACGGCCAGGGAGCGATTGCCATCAACcgttatttcaaaatctgccACCATAATCGGTACCCGAAGATCTACACGAAGAGGAACGTGCTGCTGATATGCGTTGGAATTTGGATTTATTcgatttgtttgattttcGGTATAGCGTTCGGTGGACGTTGTTTCTTCACGTTCGATGGACTCATTTGTAGAATTGACCCCACCCAAAAAACGCCCTGCGTTTACTTGGTAATTGCGTTCGGAATTCTGATACCGACATTCACGATATTCGGCttctatttcaagattttcatCACCATTCGCGCAACAAGTTTGAAAGTCAACAGAGGAGAGAAAATcgacgccaaaacgaaaaaagcaattatttCACTGTTCACGGCGTTTGTCCTGATGGTTATACTGTTCTGGCCGTACGCAATTGTCGCCGCGATTGATAGTAACATCCATACGAGAGGTGTTGGCATCGCGATGCGTTACGCGGTAATTTGGACATACCTGAGCACCGGCACAAACCCCATCGTCTATGGAATCATGAACACAACATTCAGAGAAGGTTACAAGAACGTCCTCTGTTGCTGCTGTCGAAAGATTCGAAAGTCTAAAATATCGCTCCCACTGGCAGATGCTAATTCGTCGACATCTGGAGCGACAAGATCCAGCGGAAAGTCATCCGATTCCAATGCTACCACGAAAACCAGCATCTAA
- the LOC141901180 gene encoding uncharacterized protein LOC141901180 isoform X3 — translation MDEARRLINEDDNGSTASSSSSLGRRSSFRKHRDSVEYLRHRDFPRSSFDVFDDSSDEEFNHSKWFVDSTFRDDGRRQFSAGAASPERERAETSRFEGAELSDSSDDDLFSSRVEDVLESVRRHSKRRSSGSLFGGKEFADDSSGQFSSSSDRYNSGRSNHSAGSSSGGKSKQSWSAEWFDNKFADFDDVRHRLFRNFGRFNESYSFPRHNSPSRTDDYYFGSSKLHRSRGFEDVETKGQPPPKPADVAGHCDCNVCPIHKNLKFRSNYVYGDSDSDDDCQYTCHQRCRNHVTLDCENPGEINNPAMTTQTTTTSTSSTSSQAALSPLSPLFHDSPWIPPSSSATLPLYTPSTNRMIPQSNNKVSAETSTDSGFATAADTTACQFEGLTLKEKIHEYNSLSHSLTMTLDEEYDTFQGSIRVHLNLSRPISMAIGTRPPSIYEVLAHEEIKEDDSLTTSFYLPRNVDKPLHISSSTTAREVITILLKKFHITDNPMKFALYEHYTEEDNKVKIRKLSDFERPLYLYLEWCPDKMHDRRLVLQENELAEIVWDEFSTPELNNFLMILNREEKDHMEQVRQRYRVIRMHMDNRLHELEIEMKANNESFA, via the exons ATGGACGAAGCGCGACGTCTGATAAATGAAGATGACAACGGATCGAccgcgtcgtcgtcgtcgtccctCGGACGTCGATCGTCGTTTCGGAAACATCGCGACAGCGTCGAGTATCTACGACACCGGGATTTCCCGCGAAGTTCGTTCGACGTTTTCGACGATTCCTCCGACGAagaattcaatcattcaaaATGGTTCGTGGATTCGACTTTTCGCGACGACGGTCGAAGACAATTTTCCGCTGGTGCGGCCTCGCCCGAACGCGAACGAGCGGAAACTTCGCGTTTCGAAGGAGCGGAACTCAGCGATAGCAGCGACGACGATCTCTTCAGTTCGCGAGTCGAGGACGTTTTAGAAAGCGTTCGGCGACATTCGAAAAGGCGCTCGAGCGGATCTCTATTCGGCGGGAAAGAATTCGCTGACGACAGCTCGGGACAGTTTTCCAGTTCGTCCGATCGTTACAACTCAGGACGCAGCAATCATTCTGCCGGCTCGTCGTCGGGCGGCAAGTCGAAACAATCGTGGTCGGCGGAATGGTTCGATAACAAGTTCGCCGACTTTGACGACGTCCGGCATCGGCTGTTCCGTAACTTCGGTCGGTTCAACGAGTCGTACTCATTCCCACGACACAACAGTCCGAGCAGAACGGACGATTATTATTTCGGCAGTAGTAAGTTACATCGGTCGCGTGGTTTCGAAGACGTTGAGACGAAAGGACAGCCGCCGCCGAAACCTGCAGACGTCGCCGGACACTGCGACTGTAACGTTTGTCCGATTcataaaaatctgaaatttcgtAGCAACTACGTTTACGGCGATAGTGATTCGGATGATG ATTGCCAGTATACTTGTCATCAAAGATGTCGGAATCACGTGACACTGGATTGCGAAAATCCCGGCGAAATCAACAATCCAGCGATGACGACTCAAACTACTACAAcatcaacatcatcaacatcatctCAGGCAGCTTTATCCCCATTATCGCCATTGTTCCATGACTCACCTTGGATACCTCCCTCATCCTCAGCGACTCTGCCGTTGTACACTCCCTCCACTAATCGAATGATACCACAATCAAACAACAAG gTGAGTGCTGAAACATCAACAGACTCAGGTTTTGCAACTGCTGCTGATACTACCGCGTGTCAATTCGAAGGACTGAcgttaaaggagaaaattcaCGAATACAATTCTCTGTCGCATAGTTTAACTATGACATTA gatgaAGAATATGATACATTCCAAGGGTCTATTCGTGTTCATTTGAATCTAAGTCGGCCGATCAGTATGGCTATAGGTACACGACCGCCGTCGATCTACGAAGTATTAGCTCACGAGGAAATCAAGGAGGACGACTCACTGACGACGTCGTTCTATTTACCGAGAAACGTAGACAAGCCTTTACACATATCAAG TTCAACTACTGCTCGGGAAGTGATAACAATTTTACTCAAGAAATTCCATATAACGGATAATCCGATGAAGTTTGCCTTGTATGAACACTATACAGAAGAAGATAATAAAG TGAAAATCCGAAAACTTAGTGATTTTGAACGTCCATTGTATTTGTACTTAGAATGGTGCCCGGATAAGATGCATGACCGGCGCCTTGTATTacaagaaaatgaactagCTGAAATAGTT TGGGACGAGTTCAGCACGCCGGAATTAAACAACTTTCTCATGATTTTGAATCGCGAAGAGAAAGATCACATGGAACAGGTGCGCCAGCGATATCGCGTCATTCGAATGCATATGGATAATAGACTACATGAACTAGAAATCGAAATGAAAGCGAACAATGAAAGTTTTGCATAG
- the LOC141901180 gene encoding uncharacterized protein LOC141901180 isoform X1, protein MGQLLSHDEKSSELKHGAAVQVQWSNNGSDTSPSDEIVTSLGPHTYRASRTNFSPGHQQKGKSYSSSKHQVSSEMTNQNSSSKHDKPKTNSLPRGTSARLSGSDKHKTSSLPRGISGKTLDQRSKTSPKAKSSATDKPRASSLPRGLSAKVFGEKFKSNSSKSIAANASTKSPKYSTQGSKKQRASVDEIVISQVGGDVAASPSHYPQPMCSGSITGNTSQVHNTSQVVSLQNSDSSLGQWSPRRISIIEDVSPETGELRIPEYAIEQISTKQDDILFLEDGSPGSTCDSSPVKQNQTSNSSTDRCENGFERPPSETTGCDNASIRDVPLSLDVKEGVSLVNQVSSCDQNDDDGALEAQKELDASNNNEDMLNAHAFAQTSAENNGRVDDVNDEPISVDDIVVYGSSEPQSSLCVDAETVKQVEELPLEDEKVVYTPVDEVHPLGDDDQSTVEELPVEVGTMPSTQLIEVLSLKSLAAEVLRLPSEYDDIADEKIQSTPTRDEMLNDISQSIDENQIETEPADSKTTSDTSLQIDLSQSALSVIPEKSSSSLRFSSSCNSFPHRNVSPINDEVRRHHSSDDVYESISSSRKSGSNDNALPSLDYAMLKPFEKSEYDEVLLENISSDDEMKSCVSASTQETTTAAIDDAMIATHDSADCQYTCHQRCRNHVTLDCENPGEINNPAMTTQTTTTSTSSTSSQAALSPLSPLFHDSPWIPPSSSATLPLYTPSTNRMIPQSNNKVSAETSTDSGFATAADTTACQFEGLTLKEKIHEYNSLSHSLTMTLDEEYDTFQGSIRVHLNLSRPISMAIGTRPPSIYEVLAHEEIKEDDSLTTSFYLPRNVDKPLHISSSTTAREVITILLKKFHITDNPMKFALYEHYTEEDNKVKIRKLSDFERPLYLYLEWCPDKMHDRRLVLQENELAEIVWDEFSTPELNNFLMILNREEKDHMEQVRQRYRVIRMHMDNRLHELEIEMKANNESFA, encoded by the exons ATGGGTCAACTGTTAAGCCACGATGAAAAATCGTCGGAACTCAAACACGGTGCGGCCGTTCAGGTGCAATGGTCCAACAACGGTTCGGATACGTCGCCTTCGGATGAGATCGTGACGTCGCTCGGACCGCACACGTATCGCGCGTCGAGGACAAATTTCTCGCCTGGGCATCAGCAAAAAGGAAAAAGTTACTCATCGTCGAAACATCAGGTCAGTTCTGAAATGACGAATCAAAATTCAAGTTCTAAACACGATAAGCCGAAAACGAACTCTTTGCCGCGTGGAACTTCGGCCAGACTGTCCGGCAGCGATAAGCATAAAACTAGTTCATTACCAAGAGGGATTTCTGGTAAAACGTTGGACCAAAGATCAAAAACGTCGCCGAAAGCAAAATCATCCGCGACGGATAAACCTAGAGCTAGTTCTTTGCCTAGAGGTTTGTCCGCGAAGGTTTTCGGCgagaaattcaaatcaaacagCTCAAAATCGATTGCTGCCAACGCTTCCACCAAGTCACCAAAATATTCTACTCAGGGTAGTAAAAAACAACGTGCCAGTGTTGATGAAATAGTCATTTCCCAAGTCGGTGGCGATGTGGCAGCTAGTCCAAGCCACTACCCACAGCCAATGTGTTCAGGATCAATTACAGGGAATACTAGTCAGGTTCATAATACTAGTCAAGTAGTAAGTCTTCAGAATAGCGATTCCTCGCTTGGACAATGGTCACCGAGGCGTATAAGTATTATCGAAGACGTATCCCCGGAGACTGGAGAGTTAAGAATTCCCGAATACGCTATCGAACAGATAAGTACTAAGCAGGATGATATACTGTTTCTTGAAGATGGATCTCCTGGCTCGACTTGCGATTCGAGTCCGGTGAAGCAGAATCAGACCTCTAATTCATCGACTGATCGATGTGAAAATGGATTCGAACGACCACCTTCTGAAACTACTGGTTGTGATAACGCATCGATTCGGGATGTACCATTGTCATTGGATGTAAAAGAAGGAGTATCACTAGTGAATCAGGTTTCCTCCTGCGATCAAAATGACGACGATGGCGCGCTAGAAGCGCAAAAAGAACTAGATGCGAGTAATAACAATGAGGATATGCTTAATGCCCATGCATTTGCTCAAACTTCTGCTGAAAATAATGGCCGTGTTGATGACGTTAATGATGAACCGATATCTGTTGACGATATCGTGGTGTATGGGTCCTCGGAACCGCAATCTAGTTTATGTGTAGATGCGGAAACTGTGAAACAAGTAGAAGAACTTCCATTAGAGGATGAGAAAGTGGTTTATACACCCGTTGATGAAGTGCATCCTTTGGGAGATGACGACCAGTCAACAGTGGAAGAATTGCCGGTCGAAGTGGGCACGATGCCATCTACTCAATTAATAGAGGTGCTAAGTCTGAAGAGTCTGGCCGCTGAGGTGTTGCGTCTTCCATCCGAGTATGACGATATCGCTGAcgaaaaaatacaatcaacGCCAACTCGCGATGAAATGCTCAATGACATATCGCAATCGAttgatgaaaatcaaatcgaaACGGAACCTGCTGATTCAAAAACTACTAGTGATACATCCTTACAAATTGATCTCAGCCAGTCAGCTCTATCTGTGATACCTGAAAAATCGTCTAGTTCCCTACGATTCAGTTCTTCTTGTAACTCATTTCCGCATCGAAATGTTTCGCCCATCAACGACGAAGTTCGACGGCACCATTCCAGCGACGACGTGTACGAAAGTATCAGTTCATCGCGTAAGAGTGGATCCAACGACAACGCACTGCCGAGTTTGGATTATGCGATGCTGAAACCTTTTGAGAAATCGGAATACGATGAAGTGCTTCTCGAAAACATATCTTCAGATGATGAGATGAAAAGCTGTGTTTCAGCGAGTACTCAGGAAACAACGACTGCTGCTATTGATGATGCTATGATTGCGACACATGACAGTGCAG ATTGCCAGTATACTTGTCATCAAAGATGTCGGAATCACGTGACACTGGATTGCGAAAATCCCGGCGAAATCAACAATCCAGCGATGACGACTCAAACTACTACAAcatcaacatcatcaacatcatctCAGGCAGCTTTATCCCCATTATCGCCATTGTTCCATGACTCACCTTGGATACCTCCCTCATCCTCAGCGACTCTGCCGTTGTACACTCCCTCCACTAATCGAATGATACCACAATCAAACAACAAG gTGAGTGCTGAAACATCAACAGACTCAGGTTTTGCAACTGCTGCTGATACTACCGCGTGTCAATTCGAAGGACTGAcgttaaaggagaaaattcaCGAATACAATTCTCTGTCGCATAGTTTAACTATGACATTA gatgaAGAATATGATACATTCCAAGGGTCTATTCGTGTTCATTTGAATCTAAGTCGGCCGATCAGTATGGCTATAGGTACACGACCGCCGTCGATCTACGAAGTATTAGCTCACGAGGAAATCAAGGAGGACGACTCACTGACGACGTCGTTCTATTTACCGAGAAACGTAGACAAGCCTTTACACATATCAAG TTCAACTACTGCTCGGGAAGTGATAACAATTTTACTCAAGAAATTCCATATAACGGATAATCCGATGAAGTTTGCCTTGTATGAACACTATACAGAAGAAGATAATAAAG TGAAAATCCGAAAACTTAGTGATTTTGAACGTCCATTGTATTTGTACTTAGAATGGTGCCCGGATAAGATGCATGACCGGCGCCTTGTATTacaagaaaatgaactagCTGAAATAGTT TGGGACGAGTTCAGCACGCCGGAATTAAACAACTTTCTCATGATTTTGAATCGCGAAGAGAAAGATCACATGGAACAGGTGCGCCAGCGATATCGCGTCATTCGAATGCATATGGATAATAGACTACATGAACTAGAAATCGAAATGAAAGCGAACAATGAAAGTTTTGCATAG